One Myxococcales bacterium genomic region harbors:
- a CDS encoding PHB depolymerase family esterase: MRKKLPLFLLALAAAACSADAPSPEISVTSVGAVSQAATPSLVEVTGFGSNPGALKLYAHVPAALRPGAPLLLVMHGCTQTAADATRYGFDTLADANGFVVGYPEQQTANNPLRCFNWAGEYGNPANVTRGQGENLSIKQMVDKLVADHKLDPKRVFVAGFSAGAAEALLAAATWPDVFAGAASIAGIPFNCTTTYAEVSSCQKPGKTFTADAWGDKVRAAHPTFTGPWPKISVWQGASDTVVGPSNRAQITKQWSNVHGLPEAPQVTDTVDGQKHEAWKSASGAVVVESYEIAGMDHGVPIMAGCGTAGAYAYDKGICASVRIAEHFGLVGSSATPTPSTDGGSAADAGAKPSGPSGSAGPDASGPSGGTNAAEDADYGSRNGSTCSMQVGATRTSALSLVALGLVVAAQVVRRRSRRQP; the protein is encoded by the coding sequence ATGCGCAAGAAGCTCCCCCTCTTCCTCCTCGCCCTCGCCGCGGCCGCCTGCAGCGCCGACGCTCCTTCTCCGGAGATCTCCGTGACGTCCGTCGGTGCCGTGAGCCAGGCGGCGACGCCCTCGCTCGTCGAGGTGACCGGGTTCGGGTCGAACCCCGGCGCGCTCAAGCTCTACGCGCACGTGCCCGCCGCGCTTCGGCCCGGCGCGCCGCTCCTCCTCGTCATGCACGGGTGCACGCAGACCGCGGCGGACGCGACGCGGTACGGCTTCGACACGCTCGCCGACGCGAACGGCTTCGTCGTCGGGTATCCCGAGCAGCAGACGGCGAACAACCCCCTTCGGTGCTTCAACTGGGCCGGGGAGTACGGAAACCCCGCGAACGTCACGCGCGGTCAGGGCGAAAACCTCTCGATCAAGCAGATGGTCGACAAGCTCGTCGCGGACCACAAGCTCGACCCGAAGCGGGTCTTCGTGGCGGGCTTCTCGGCGGGCGCGGCGGAGGCCCTGCTCGCGGCGGCGACGTGGCCCGACGTCTTCGCGGGCGCGGCGTCCATCGCGGGCATCCCGTTCAACTGCACCACGACGTACGCCGAGGTCTCGTCGTGCCAGAAGCCGGGCAAGACCTTCACGGCCGACGCGTGGGGCGACAAGGTCCGCGCGGCCCACCCGACCTTCACGGGCCCGTGGCCGAAGATCTCCGTGTGGCAAGGTGCGAGCGACACCGTCGTGGGCCCGTCGAACCGCGCCCAGATCACGAAGCAGTGGTCGAACGTGCACGGGCTCCCCGAGGCCCCCCAGGTCACCGACACCGTCGACGGCCAGAAGCACGAAGCCTGGAAGAGCGCGAGCGGGGCGGTCGTCGTCGAGTCGTACGAGATCGCGGGCATGGACCACGGCGTGCCCATCATGGCGGGCTGCGGCACCGCCGGCGCCTACGCGTACGACAAGGGGATCTGCGCCTCCGTGCGCATCGCCGAGCATTTCGGCCTCGTCGGCTCGAGCGCCACTCCGACCCCTTCCACCGACGGTGGCTCCGCGGCCGACGCGGGGGCGAAGCCGAGCGGACCTTCGGGTAGCGCGGGCCCGGACGCCTCCGGACCGTCGGGGGGTACGAACGCCGCCGAGGACGCCGACTACGGGAGCCGCAACGGAAGTACGTGCAGTATGCAGGTTGGCGCGACGCGGACCTCGGCGCTGTCGCTCGTCGCCCTCGGGCTCG
- a CDS encoding DUF2461 domain-containing protein — protein sequence MPTDRFEGFADRKGAFFAALAKHQDREWFAAHKAEYDEGWAKPLGALLAEAREAVDDLYPDFELGEAKVFRIHRDVRFSADKSPYKTHAGGLVPLGHAKVALDVSAALYVQVGTESFAAAGMYGMGPEALARYRAAVADEKRGKEIEKIVLGLVKKGFSLDSMETLKKVPRGLEPDHPRAELLKRKGLIVMFPKLEPAELVSRKILTTIVKHAKAAAPFVRWVAGVAEGR from the coding sequence ATGCCGACCGATCGATTCGAAGGGTTCGCCGACAGGAAGGGCGCGTTCTTCGCCGCGCTCGCGAAGCACCAAGACCGCGAGTGGTTCGCCGCGCACAAGGCCGAGTACGACGAGGGGTGGGCAAAGCCGCTCGGGGCGCTCCTCGCCGAGGCGCGTGAGGCCGTCGACGATCTCTATCCGGACTTCGAGCTCGGTGAGGCGAAGGTCTTCCGCATCCACCGCGACGTGCGCTTCTCGGCCGACAAGTCTCCCTACAAGACGCACGCCGGTGGGCTCGTCCCGCTCGGTCACGCGAAGGTCGCGCTCGACGTGAGCGCCGCCCTCTACGTGCAGGTCGGCACGGAGTCGTTCGCGGCGGCGGGCATGTACGGCATGGGCCCCGAGGCGCTCGCTCGGTACCGCGCGGCCGTGGCCGACGAAAAACGCGGAAAAGAGATCGAGAAGATCGTGCTCGGCCTCGTGAAGAAGGGGTTCTCTCTCGACTCGATGGAGACGCTGAAGAAGGTGCCGCGTGGGCTCGAGCCCGACCACCCGCGCGCCGAGCTCCTGAAGCGGAAGGGGCTCATCGTCATGTTCCCGAAGCTCGAGCCGGCCGAGCTCGTGTCGCGGAAGATCCTGACGACGATCGTGAAACACGCGAAGGCCGCCGCGCCGTTCGTGCGTTGGGTGGCCGGAGTCGCCGAGGGGCGCTGA
- a CDS encoding PHB depolymerase family esterase, with protein MLRPLFVSLRPALSLGFLALAISFAGSGCADTSEATGAYDPSCAPSSSVGAPFGPPREPGEGDPPVPSGPTGAPPAAGTTSTVDDFGDNPGKLRMHFYAPKTPAADPSVVVALHGCTQSAQAYEAAGWNELADERGFFVVYPEQVTGNNFNRCFRWFEPAQIARGGGEAASIAAMAEYAKRATGAKRAFVTGLSAGGAMTAVMLATYPDVFEAGAVMAGLPYRCASGMVDAYSCMSPGRTKTGDAWGDLVRAASSVSAKARLQVWHGTSDSTVKPMNAGELAKQWANVGGANETPSKTDKVGSATHKTYLDPSGKVQVETYEVPGMSHGVAVDPKGGCGKAGAFVLDTGLCSSKLAADFFGI; from the coding sequence ATGCTCCGACCCCTCTTCGTGTCGCTCCGCCCTGCCCTCTCCCTCGGCTTCCTCGCGCTCGCCATCTCCTTCGCTGGCTCGGGCTGCGCCGACACGAGCGAAGCGACCGGCGCATACGACCCGTCGTGCGCCCCCTCTTCTTCCGTGGGCGCGCCCTTCGGTCCACCGCGCGAACCGGGCGAGGGCGATCCTCCCGTTCCGTCGGGGCCGACCGGCGCTCCTCCCGCCGCCGGGACGACGTCCACCGTCGACGACTTCGGCGACAACCCCGGGAAGCTCCGAATGCATTTCTATGCGCCGAAGACGCCCGCGGCCGACCCGAGCGTCGTCGTGGCGCTCCACGGCTGCACCCAGTCGGCCCAAGCGTACGAGGCCGCCGGATGGAACGAGCTCGCCGACGAGCGCGGGTTCTTCGTCGTCTATCCGGAGCAGGTGACGGGCAACAACTTCAACCGGTGTTTTCGCTGGTTCGAGCCCGCGCAGATCGCACGCGGGGGCGGCGAGGCCGCGTCGATCGCGGCGATGGCCGAGTACGCGAAGCGCGCGACCGGGGCGAAGCGCGCGTTCGTCACGGGGCTCTCCGCGGGGGGCGCGATGACCGCGGTGATGCTCGCCACCTACCCCGACGTCTTCGAGGCCGGCGCCGTCATGGCCGGGCTCCCCTACCGCTGCGCGAGCGGAATGGTCGACGCGTACTCGTGCATGAGCCCCGGTCGCACCAAGACGGGCGACGCGTGGGGCGATCTCGTGCGTGCGGCCTCGAGCGTGTCGGCGAAGGCGCGCCTCCAGGTGTGGCACGGCACGAGCGACTCCACGGTGAAGCCGATGAACGCCGGCGAGCTCGCCAAACAATGGGCGAACGTCGGCGGAGCGAACGAGACCCCGAGCAAGACGGACAAGGTCGGCTCGGCCACCCACAAGACCTACCTCGACCCGTCCGGCAAGGTGCAGGTCGAGACGTACGAGGTGCCGGGGATGAGCCACGGCGTCGCGGTCGATCCGAAGGGTGGCTGCGGCAAAGCCGGCGCGTTCGTGCTCGACACGGGCCTCTGCTCGTCGAAGCTCGCGGCCGACTTCTTCGGGATCTGA